CGAGCTTACAAGTAGTTACAATAAAGCGCGCCCGGACTCGTGTTTGGCGTTTCGCCGAATCAACTATCTCAACCTGAGTGGTGTTCGCCGAGGCGCAGTCCCATCGCGGCACGAACGTTATCTGGAAAGATCCGGTTCAGTTCCTGCCGGATCGACTTGTGGCACCCGCAGGCCTGCGCGTCGAGGCCATGCAGGTCGGCGAGAATGATCGAGCTCCGGTGCTGGTGTATCAGTCCCATCTTCTGCAGCTCGCTTGCTGCGTCCGAGATGGTTTCCCGCCAGACCCCCAGCATTTGCGCCAGCATGTTGTGAGTGACCTTGATCTCCACGCTGCGGGATCGGTCGTAAGCCAGGATGAGCCAGCGGCACAACTGCTTCTTGAGAAGATGATGGCGGCTGCAAAACGAGACCTGAGCGATCTGTGCCGTCTGGAACTGGATGCAGCTCAACATCAGGTTGCGAAGCTGTACTGAACCGCTTAATGCCTCGACGAACACATCGGCGTCCAGCCGATAGGAAAAACCATCGCGGCAGGCCACGGCACGGTACGGCGTGGCGCTGTTGTTGCCGGTCAGATTCTGGCCGAACAAACCCTCGCTGCCCACCTGGGCACCCTCCAGCATCATGCCGTCGGACAGAACGTACTGAAGCGAGAGGATTGTCGTGGTCGGCAGATAGATGTGGTCGAAGTAGTCCCCCGGCTCGCAGAGGACGTGGCCGGACTGCAGGTGAACGAGCTGCAACCGGCTGAGCAGCGCCTCGCGTTGAGACGGAGGGAGCGTATTGGTTGCGGCAAGCAGGCGATTCGTGTCGTGCCGATGCGGTAATTCGATGATTTTGCTGGACCGCTTCGGCACGCAGTCAGGTTCACGGTAGGTCATGTTCGATCCTGAACGGATAAAGCAAAACCCTGCAATTAAAACAGGGTTTTATTTCGGCGATGGTGAATCGGGGATTTGCAGGGTAATTTTCGTGCTGACGTGATTTGAGATTTTATTTTTAGTCAGATGCTGCTATGCACCGAAGATAGCATGGATTGGTTTGGTTTTCGCTTTCTGAATAAATGATTTGACTAACGTTGACATTTTCCCTGTTCGGGACGCGCACGTGGAAATGTAAAAAATCATCAAATAATATCCGCTGCAGGAAAATCTTCTCGTTGAGTTCGGGGGTGCGCATGGCTCGACCGTAGATCGATGCTTGATCTGGGATCCCTGCTCGCATTTCGTTTCTATAGATATGATAAAAATCAATGACTTGAGATGGAAATGTTCGGTAGGTTACGTTCCGGTTGAAAACGGCGAAATTCAACCGTGAGACAGTTTTCATTCAGCGTGAAGAGCAGGATCTGGTTTGAAAAAACGCTCGTTAAGACACGTCGAAATTAACATTCGTGAATTGCTGTCGTGGTATTTATCAAGTGGATCGGTTTATATTTTAAAATCCGGTAAGGTATTTACTGTCGCAGTGATTGAGTATTGAAAGGCGGCCGTTTTTGACGTGATGTACACGAATGAGACACTTTTGAAAAACCGTGCCCATGATATTCGTTTAAATTCAGATGACATTTGCTATGCGGCCGGGCATTTGCTCTGGTTGGCACGCAACTCGCTTAGCTGTTGCACTTACGCCAAACCTGGATACGAACATGCCTTGTCACAGCGACGACCTTCGCTCGAATCATCTGCTCGGTGCCCTTCCCGAAGAAGATCTGCGCGCACTCGAACCGCTCCTCGAACTCGTGCGCGTACGAGATTCGCAACTGCTCTGCGATGCGGGTGTGCCCGCGACTTACATGTACTTCCCGACCACCGCGGTGATGTCGTTGCTGCACCTGAAAGAAGACGGGGCCATTGTCGAGATCGCAGCCGTCGGCAGGGAAGGGATGGTCGGCGTGCAGGCGCTGGCGGGCGGCGGTTCGCTGCCTGGCCGGGTGGAGGTACGTAGCGGCGGGATGGCGTATCGGATCGCGGTCCACGCTATTCGCAAGGAATGCGATCGATCGATGGGCATCTACCGCGTGATGGTGCTTTATATGCAGGCCCTGATGACGCAGATCGCTCAAAGCGCGCTGTGCACCAAACACCATTCGATCCGCCAGCAACTCTGCCGCTGGCTACTGGTTGCTCATGATCAGCTTGCCAGCGACGAGCTCAGCGTCACCCAGCAGATGATCGCGAACATGCTGGGTGTGCGGCGCGAAGGCGTGACGCAGGCGGCAGGCAAGCTCCACGACGCAGCACTGATCCGCCAGCGTCGCGGCAGGATCACCGTCGTGAACCGGCCGGGTCTGGAGGATTGCGCTTGCGAGTGCTACAGCATGATCCGCCGCGAGCTCGGTCGACTGTTGCCGCGCGAGCACGAGGTGGCCGCTAGTGGCCATCTTCCGCAGGCACTCGCCACCGTCGGGAAACCGTTGAGCTTTGACAGTCAATCTCGTTTGCTGCAGTCAAGTTAAGTTATCGGAACGAGAAATCATCATGTACGGAATCATCTCAAGACTATGCGACGTGTTGATGATCGTCGCGGGGGCGTGGCTGGCTCGCGGGATGCGCTTCAACGGCTCGCATGTCCTCAGCGGCGCGGAGCACATTCTGATCGTGCAATTGTGCGTGCTGGTATTGCTCGTATTTCCGCCGCTCGGCATTTATCGATCATGGCGCGGTCAGGCGCTGCACCGCATGATGTCGCGCGTGATGCTGGCGTGGACGATCGTCGGTGTGGTCGGACTGTGCGTCGTGTTCGCCCTGCATCTGACCGGCGACATATCGCGGCTCTGGTTCGGCCAGGCGTTTCTCACGACCGGCGTGCTGTTTCTTGCTGAACGTTTCGTTGTGCACGGCGTACAGCGCCATCTGCGGAAAAGCGGCAAGGATCAGCGCGCGGTGGTGATCGTGGGCGCGGGGAGCTATGGGCGCGCGGTGCTTGCCCAGTTGCAGGCAACGCCCTCCGCCGGCTTCAGGCCGATTTCCATGTTCGACGACGATGCCGGCGCGAGCGCGAGCCACAGCATCGCCGGCGTGCCGGTCATGACCGATTTCCGCGAGCTGCGACGGAGGGTGCGTGCGTGCGAGGTGGACGAAATGTGGCTGGCGTTGCCGCTGTCGCGTGAGCGCACCATTCAACGCATTGTGCGTGAGTTCCGCCACGACTTCGTGAACCTGCGTTTCCTGCCGGACGTTCGCAGTATGACGTTCCTGAATCGCTCCGTCGCCGAAGTACTGAACATGCCCGTTATCGACCTCGCTGCCAGTCCGCTGCAGCACCCGCAGTTATGGCCCAAGTTTCTGTTCGACCGCGTGTTCGCACTTGCAGTCCTGATTCCGATGCTGCCGCTGTTCATCGGGTTGGGTATCGCGGTGAAGCTGTCCTCGCCTGGCCCTGTGTTGTTCCGCCAGAAGCGTAAAGGTATCGACGGCCGCGAGTTCGAGATATTCAAGTTCCGCACGATGAAGGTTCATGGAGAGAGTCGCGGCGCCGTTCGCCAGGCATCGCGCAACGATTCGCGCATTACGAAAGTGGGGGCGTTTCTGAGGCGTACGTCGCTCGACGAACTGCCGCAGTTCCTCAACGTTCTGCTGGGACAGATGTCGGTGGTGGGACCCCGTCCGCACGCGATCGAACACGACGACTTATACAAGGACCTGGTTGACGGATATATGTACCGCTACAGGATTCGCCCGGGCATTACGGGTTGGGCGCAGGTCAACGGGTATCGCGGCGAAACGCGCAAAGTCGAGAAGATGGAAGCGCGTGTCAAGTTCGATCTGTTCTACATCCAGAACTGGACCTTCTGGTTCGACATCAAGATCATCCTCATCACGCTGGTAAAGGGGTTTGTCGGAAAGAACGCGTTTTGAAAAAGAACGTCGCGTCGTGGATTCCTGAACTCAGGACCTCGAAACCAGGAGAAATAAGGATGTTGAAGTTCCCCATCGTTGCGACCGTCGCTCTGACGGTCGCATTGTCGGGCTGCGCGCTCGCCCCCGGTCCGGCGCTCGATGCAAGCCGGATGCACGACGATCTGGCTAAGCCGACGGATACGTCGGTGTACGACGTCAAGCTGATCACGCCACAGTTGGTCTACGGGCTCAAGGAGGCGGACGAGGCCGACGCGCGTGCTCGCGAGGCGGGTATCCAGGCCGGCACGACGGAAGTACAGAGCGACTATCGCGTTGGATTCAACGATCTGATCGGCGTTACGGTCTGGCGGCATCCGGAGCTGGCGCTCGGGGGCGGTGAACAGACGCCATCCCCGGACGCCAGCGCGATGCAGGGGATCGGCGTGCTGGGTGGCAGCCAGCAACAAGGCGGAGCGTTTGCCGCCAACGGGGCCGGCGATGTCGACGCACAAGGTCAACGTGTGGCCGCGGACGGCACGATTTTCTTTCCGACCGTCGGGCGTGTGCGCGTTGGCGGAATGAGTACGGTGCAGATAGCGGCGCTCCTGCGCAACGCGCTGAAGGATCAAATCAAGGATCCGCAAATCGACGTCCGTGTGATCCAGTTCCGCAGCCAGCATATTCAGATTACCGGGGACGTGAAGAACCCCGGCCAACTGGCGCTTGTCGGCACACCCACCCGCGTTGTCGATGCGATCAGCCGCGCGGGCGGCGCCAATCCAGACGCGGATCTGCAACGGGTACTGGTTTCGCGCGCCGGTCAGGTCACGACGATCGACGTGACGCGAATTCTGACTCGCGGGGATATGCGCCAAAACATCGTGCTGCAGGCGAGTGACATCGTGAATGTGCCGGATCACACGCGCAACCGCGTGTTCGTCATGGGCGAGGTGCCGAAGCCGCAGACCCTGTATATGAGCCAGGGGCAACTGTCGCTCGCGGATGCGCTTTCGGCGGCAGGCAGTATCGACATCAATGGCGCCAATCCGCGGCAGATCATCGTGATCCGTCATCCGGACCCGGCACCTGGGCAGACTGGAGACGCGCAACGCGACCTGCAGGAAGGCATCAAGAAGGCGAGTTACCGTCCGGAACAGAACCGGCCGGAAATATTCCGGCTCGATATGACGCAGGTGGACGCGATCATGCTCGCGACCGAGTTCGATATGAAACCGCTGGATGTCGTCTATGTAGGAACGGCGTCGTCCGCACGCTTTAATCGCCTGCTTGCGCAGATCCTGCCGTCGGCGGAGTCGTTCTATCTGATGTGGTCGGTGACGCATAACTGAGCGTCGCGCCGTGCATTGAGAACGTCGTGAAATCCATAAAGTCAGGATCACCTGGCGGTGAGAAAGAGAGCATTGATGAAAGACCGATATGTGTCGCTCGGGCAAGACGTGGCTCTTCATTCTGAAACGACGTCGGCGGCTACGGTGGTCGATCGGGCGCGCAAGGCGGCCAATTTGCCAATTAAAGTCGCGATCAACGGCAAGTTTACGTCGCAGCGCCTGACTGGCGTGCAACGGGTGGCGCATGAGCTGACGTCCGCGCTGTCGCGCCTGTTGCCGGTGTACCAACGCCCCATGTTGCTGATGCCGCAAGACCGTCGCGACGAAGTGGTATTTGCCGGTGTTCCGCGTCGGGTCGTGCGTCGCTTTCGTGGCGTGCTCTGGGAACAACTGACGCTTCCGTTTGCGGCAAGCGGAACCACGTTACTGAGCTTGTGCAACGTGGGACCCATGCTCAAGCGCCGGCAGGTGCTGATGATTCACGACGCGGCTATTTTCGACCTGCCTGAGGGATATTCAGCCGGCTTCCGGCTCTGGTATCGCTTTGCATTCGCGCTGCTTAAGCGCAACGTGCGGCATATCGTGACCGTCTCCGCGTTTTCCAAGGCGCGCATTGTCGCCCGGATGGGCATCTCACCGGACAACATTTCGGTGGTACGGAACGGGGTCGATCACCTCGACCGGATTAGCAGCGACTATTCGATCCTCGAGCGCCTCAACGTGACCATGGACGGCTTCGTGTTGATCGTCGGGTCACTTGCACCGGGTAAGAACCTGGCGCGCGTCCTTGCAGCGATCGCGCTGCTGGAGCATGTACTCGGCGACGTGAAGTTCGTGATTGCCGGTGGCAATAACGTCAAGATATTCGGCACCGAGGGCGATCGCGCCCGAGAACCGGCGAAAAATATCGTCTGGGCGGGCTATCTGAGCGATGGCGAGTTGAAAGCGCTTTATGAAAACGCCGCCTGTTTTGTGTTTCCGTCGTTGTACGAGGGGTTCGGCTTGCCGCCCCTAGAAGCCATGTATTGCGGCTGTCCGGTGATCGCTTCCAGCGAGGGAGCGTTACCCGAGGTTTGCGGCGACGCCGCGCTCTATTGCGACGCGAGTTCGGTCGACGACATAGCCGCGAAGATCGCTTATCTGATGGGCGACGTCACCAGGCGCCATGCGATGTGTCTCAAAGGCAGGGAGCACGCGAAGCAGTTTCGCTGGAGCGACTCAGCGACCGAATTGCTGCGCGTGCTTCGTGAAATTGAATAGGGATGTGCTTGTCCCACGAGCGGGAACGGCCGGAAGAACATCGGAAAGGTGCAGATGAACGACAAGCGGAGAAGGACCTGCCTGCTGATCGCGATGGCGGCAGCGGTGGGTGGAATGATCTTGCCGGTGCGGCCCGTGTCGTCGGCACCGGTCATCGTGCTCGATAGTGCTGAGAAATCGGTTGCGCGGAATTACATCGAGCTGCCTGCGTTCGCGCGATCCCGTGCGAACACAGGGGTAGCCGTTCACGATATCGCTGACACGAAGCTGCTGGATGCGGTAAAGGATGTGGGGTTCTCGTTCATTCGCGCGGACCTGTTCTGGTCCGAAGTGGACACTAAAGACGGCTGGCAGTTTTCGAGGTACGACACGCTGGTGTCGGATCTTGCCGCGCGTGGATTGGGTGCGCTTTTTATCCTTGGCTATGGAAATGACCTGTATGGCCCGCATCAGCCTCCCACCACGCCTCTGCAGCTTGCCGGGTTTTCACGCTACGTTCATGAATCCGTGTCGCGCTATAGAGATGCCGATGTCCGCTTCGAAGTATGGAACGAGGAGGACAGCAAGTCGTTCTGGCTTACCGAGCCATCGCCGGCGGCGTACGGGCAATTGCTGAACACGGCCTTGAGGGCGGCGAAGTCCGCCAATCCGGACGCGGTCGTGGCAATGGGCGGTGTACAGCAGGTCAATCGGGATTTCATTCGCGCCGTCGGCAACGTTTGGCAGGTGGAGCCCGATGCGGTGAGCGTGCATCCGTATCGGCAGGAAGAGCCCGAGTCGGTATTTTCCGACTACCGTCATTTGAGCCAGGATCTGGCCGCCTATCGCAAGGTGCCGGCGATCTGGGCGACCGAATGGTCCTATCCGAGCTACGGTTACAGCTATGTCGCGGACATTGCGGACGGACATTCGCCGGAAGCTCGCGCACGGCAAGCCCGTTATGTGGTGCGACGGTTTCTGACCGACTGGATAGCGCAGATCGGTCTTACCGCGTATTACGACATCCGCAACGACGGAGCGAATCCGAAAAACATGGAAAACAACTTTGGACTTCTCGACTCGGATAACACAAGACTGCCCGCCTACGACGCAACGAAGTACCTGTTTTCCTTCACGAAAGACGTTACGCGTGCCCGGTACTTCATCGACATCCAGAACAAGTACGTGATTCTGAAATTGAATTCTCCGCACGCGACCCGCTATGTCGCGTGGTGCTACGGCAGGGGCAACGGTATCAGGCTGGATATCTCCCAACTGCCGGGCAACGCGCGAGCGACCGATATGTACGGCACTCGACTGGTGCCGGAAGGTGGTGCCGTGACGGCGCCCGAAACGTTAGGGCCGGTGTTCATCAGCGTGGCTTCATAGACGAACGCACCTGCTGTGCGGGAAGTGTCCTGCCGTGCAGGATGCCAATTGACAGGACGGCTGCGGTTCGAGCGGTCTCGGGTATCAACTTTTTATTGCAAGGGTCTGACATGGGCTTTCATCTGGAGCAGTCGTCTTCCTCCTCGTCGAGGAGAAGCGACGGGCTCCTCAATCTCTGGTGGAGCGCGGTTCGATACAAACGTCTGTTTGGAGCGATCACGGCGATATTTGTCGTCGCGGGCGGGATATATCTGATGCTGGCAACGCCGCAGTATCGGGCCGAAGCGCTCCTGCGTTTTCAGACCAAACCCGGTGCCGCGATCAGCGCGCTATCCGACGTCTCGGGCACGATCGAGGCGAATCCATCGGCGAGCGACGAAAGCGAGGTGCTGGCTTCGCGGCCTATCGTCAGCGAGGCTATCGTACAAACCGGTGCGGCTATAACGGTTCAGACGGAAACGTATTTTCCGTTGCTCGGCCGGCTGCTCGCTTCGCGATACCACGGCGCGACGGAGTTGGCGCCGCCGTTCCTCGGCTTGAAAAAATATGCATGGGGAGGAGAGCAGCTCAAGCTCGGCACTTTCACGTTGCCTTCCAATGTACTCGAAGAAAAATTCCGGATCGTCGCGGCCGAGGGGGATCGCTGGACCCTGTACGACGATGAAAACAAGACCCTTGCGCAAGGACGCGTAGCGCAGACCGTATCGTTTGCGGTGTCGACCGCTGACGGGGAGGCGCAAGCTCAGCTGCGCGTCGACATGCTGCGCGCGCGGCCTGGGGTCGCATTCGCGATTCGTCGGCTGTCGGACGAAGTGGCCTATAAGAGCGTTTCGGCTCGACTGAAGGCGGTGGTTTCCAGCCGCGACTCTTCGCTTCGCGAGCCGGCGATGCTGACACTCAGCTACCAGGCGGATACGCCTGACGGTGCGCAGTCGATGGTCAACACGATCGTGAAGACCTACCTGACGCGTGACGTGGAATATCGCTCCGGGCAGGCGCAACGAAATCTCGACTTTCTGCATCGGCGCCTTCCCGGACTGAAAACAGATCTGGAGAAAGCGGAGAACAAGCTCAACGATTTCCGTACGAAGACCGGGACGATCGATGTGGATCAGCAAGGTACAGCGCTGATTAGCCGCCTGAGTTCTCTGGAGGAGCATCAGACTGTGCTGCAACTGGCCCTCGACGGCCTGAACGACAGATATCAGCCGGGCAACCCGATCTATAAGACCGCGCTGGCGCAACTCAATCAGGTCAACAGCGAAATCGAAAAGACGTCGAGGATCGCCGCCAAGTTGCCGAGCACGCAACGCGAGTACGTGAGGTTGTCCCGTCAGGTCGCCGTGGCGACTCAGCTCTATACCAATGTCCTGACCAACTCGCAGCAACTGGAAGTGGCCGTGGCGAGTACGGCACCCGGTGCCAGCGTCGTGGAATGGGCGATAGCGCCGGAGAAACCGACGTGGCCGAGGAGGGGTATTGTGCTGTTGGGCTCGCTTCTTGGCGGATTGTTCGCGGCTACGTGTGCGGTTCATCTGATATCGCTCAAGCGGCGGGAACTGCGTACGCCGGAAGATATCGACGGTATTTCGTCGTTGCCTCGTCTCACGGTGGTCGCTGAATCCGCCGCTCAGCGCCTGCAGGTTAAGCAGATCGGCGAGTCATGCGGCGCGTCAGGGCCTATGCCGCTACTGCTGGGTATGACCAGTCCCACCGATCCGAGTATCGAAGCGCTGCGCTTGTTGCGCAGCAGTCTCAGGACCCTGCTGGCCCGCAATGACGAACCACGCAAAGGGGTGGTGATCCTCTTCACCGGACCGACTCAAGGTGTTGGGAACAGTTTTGTGGCATCTAATTTCGCTTATTTGCTGGCGGAAACGAAGGCTTCGGTACTCTTGATCGACGCCGACATGCGTCGAGGTAAGTCGAGCCAACTGCCGGAGAGACGACCCGGCGCCGGGCTCGCTGAAGTGCTCAACGGGGTGGCACGCATCAAGGATGTCATCGTCAGGTTAGGAGGGAGTCATCTGTCCATGCTGGGTGCGGGGATATCGACTACGCCGAATACGTCGGAGCTGCTGGAACAGGCCGAATACGGGAAGGTGCTCGCACAGCTTCGAGACCAGTACGATTTCATCGTGATCGACGCACCGCCGGTTTTGCCCACGAGCGACACGCTGACGCTCGCAGCCCAGGACTGCGATCTGGTACTGGTGGTTTCGCGCGCGGACTTCACGCGGGCGCATCAACTTGAAGAAACACTGCGTCGACTGGAAAACGCCGCAGCCAGGGTGATGGGTCACGTTTTTAACGGATTGCTGCCAAGCCGATATAGCGTGCGCGAAGCGTCCGGCTTCAGCGGTGCAAAGCGCTGATGCGCAGACACCGGGCGCCCCAGCCGGGGCTGGGGCTTGTGTCGCACTGCCCACTCGAGATGGGCAGTAGTGCCGCGGATCACTGAGCTTGCTGCGCGGCGATCACCGCTTTCATCGTCGCGTAACGCGGCTTCTGGGTCGTGCTGCTGGTGAGTAATCCAAACGTGCCGCTGGTGTCGTCATAGAGTTCGTACCAGTTGAAGCCGATCACGTTGTAAGTGGACTTCGCTGCCACGAGTTCCGGGATCGTCGTATTGATGTACGTTTGTGCCTGAGCCTCGCTAAGGTCATCGTTCGCGCCGATCTCGGTGAACATGATCGGCAGGTTGTAGCTCGCCTTCAACTGCGCGAGCACGTTGTAGGTGCCGGATACACCATGCGCGTTTTCAAAATCGCCGCCAGGCGAATACCAGTGCCATTGAATGATGTCGGGCGAGATCTTTGGGTGGCCCGTCGACCCGTCAGGCTGGGTACCCGTCATCAAGCCGTTCAGAAATCCAAAGTGCAGCCATCCCGACGTCGCGTTAGCAATGACTTTGGTGACGTGATGAGTATCGACGGAGCGCCAGCCGTCTTCCGCGCCCCGGAGCGCACCTCGCCAGATCGGGAAGGTCGCGTTATCGAAGTCCGAAATGCTCTCGCCGTCGCTCAGAACGGGCGTGTTGTGGCTGTCGATGTCGAATTCGTTGCCAAACTCGACCACCGGGATTCCCGCTAGCTGGGTCGCGGCGTAGGCCGCCATCGTATAGGCGTATGCGTACGCGCTGGCTTCGGTCGGCGTCGCGCCGTTCAGGGACGGATCGTTCCATGGGTAGGGGTCGATCATCGGCAGCACGGTGATACCTGAACCGAGAGCGGGTATCACCGTCGTCGCGAAGGCGGCTATCTGCTCGGTCGAGTACATGTCCTGCCGGTATCCGGACAGGCCAAGATTGGCGATGGCCGCGCCCTGGCTGGCGAGTGGCACGGAAGTGTATATGCCGCCCTGCACGTAATGCCCGTTGATGCCGAAGAACGGCAGGGCGACCGGCGCAGCGGCGACAATCGGCGTGCGTGGATCAGCGGATGCGGTCCAGTTGTTGTTTGCCCAGACCCACCAGAGGTTGGCTGCGTTCTGCTGATAGATCTTTCCTGCGTACCACAGGAGCAGCGTCACCTGACTCGTAAATCCGGCCGGCTGCCCGGCGCGATAGACGACTCCGCTTTTGACAGTCCAGACCGCAACGGAAGAGTCGACGATCGAGGCGGCCGGTGGAATGGCCGTACCGCTTAGCGAGACTCGGGTTTGAGCGTTGGCTACCGGCGACGTCACCGTCGCGGAGTTGGCCGTGGGCGGGGCGGCGGCGCCTTCATTTCCGCCGCCGCACCCGACCATCATCAGGCAGATCAACGTTGCGGCAATGCCGGGCGCTACCCAGGCGCGACTTATCAGGACTGCAGGGATGCCAGGCCAATGCGGTCTGGCATTGACTGGCGATAACGATGATGCCCAGATTGACGTGAAGCAATACCCAGAAATAGCACGAAACAGTTTCATGGCTGACTCCCGACAGTCCATGGAAATGCGTCATAGCGACGCGCTTGAGAATCGACCCGCGAATTGGGGCCGCAAACTCTTCGCTCGAATTTCGTTCGGGGCTGAATGATTGTGTCGTGCCGCTCGTGTGGCGAACGCCAGGTCGCGACAGTGCCTCCAGCGCGCATCCTGGTTCAGAGTGGCCATCGTTGTTACCAGGACAAAAGCGTCACTGGTGGAAGGCTAAGCGGTGCCCGTTGCGCTTTCGCCTCGGTGCAAAAACCCCGGGTTTATTGCTTATTTTGTTTTTAAATGCGCGGTGCTTTCTGCACTCGAAAAATAGTAGTCTTGCAGGATGAGTATATTCACGCGTTTTGAATAGTAAACGCGACAGAAGACCCGCGACGTCTTAGGACCTTGAGTCCCGGTCGCGGTCCTCGTGCATGGATCAAGGGGAGGGGTGCCTGGGCAGGCGGACTTCGTGATGAACGTCGGGGCGGGGGACGAGCGGGGAGGGAGCGGGGGAGAAGCGAGCTATTTCGCAGTCTGGCGCCGGTGAACGAGGGCCGGTACAGCGCTGATTGCATCCCCAACTTTGGTGAGAATCGGCGAAACGCCTAACGGCAGCAACACACCGGCAATCGTGCAGACCGGCAACATGAAATACGGATTTCGGATCCCCGCTTTCAACAGCACGATGCGCATGCCGGACACAGCCATGATATGCAGGACATAGATAGGCATCGAACGCCGG
This genomic stretch from Paraburkholderia bryophila harbors:
- a CDS encoding glycosyl hydrolase, whose amino-acid sequence is MVGCGGGNEGAAAPPTANSATVTSPVANAQTRVSLSGTAIPPAASIVDSSVAVWTVKSGVVYRAGQPAGFTSQVTLLLWYAGKIYQQNAANLWWVWANNNWTASADPRTPIVAAAPVALPFFGINGHYVQGGIYTSVPLASQGAAIANLGLSGYRQDMYSTEQIAAFATTVIPALGSGITVLPMIDPYPWNDPSLNGATPTEASAYAYAYTMAAYAATQLAGIPVVEFGNEFDIDSHNTPVLSDGESISDFDNATFPIWRGALRGAEDGWRSVDTHHVTKVIANATSGWLHFGFLNGLMTGTQPDGSTGHPKISPDIIQWHWYSPGGDFENAHGVSGTYNVLAQLKASYNLPIMFTEIGANDDLSEAQAQTYINTTIPELVAAKSTYNVIGFNWYELYDDTSGTFGLLTSSTTQKPRYATMKAVIAAQQAQ